The proteins below come from a single Streptococcus porcinus genomic window:
- a CDS encoding hydroxymethylglutaryl-CoA reductase, degradative, producing MTNKPINWAGFYKKSPADRIKFLKEQGLIRDLVLEHLEREDLLSLETANQMAENVLGRLALPFSIVPDFLINQKTYHLPMVTEEPSVIAAATFAGKIIKRSGGFKTKVFNRQMIGQVALYDVPDKKEARTQILLAKNNLLEIANNAYPSIVKRGGGACDLHIKIKENLLIVYLMVDTQEAMGANMVNTMVEALSKPLEDLANGKTLMAILSNYATEALVRAECQIDLRFLSRNKAEAEELAKKMVLASDFAQIDTYRAATHNKGIFNGIDALVIATGNDWRAIEAGGHTYAAKDGSYRGLSTWSLDLQHNVIKGQLTMPMPIATKGGSIGLNPSVQVAHDLLNWPKAKELAQIIVSLGLAQNFAALKALTSRGIQAGHMKLQAKSLALLAGASEAELASLMPELQALKHLNLENTKKTLARLRQK from the coding sequence ATGACAAATAAACCTATCAATTGGGCTGGTTTCTATAAAAAAAGTCCAGCAGACAGAATTAAATTCTTAAAGGAACAAGGTCTAATTAGAGACCTTGTTCTTGAGCATCTAGAAAGAGAAGACTTATTATCCCTTGAAACGGCTAATCAAATGGCTGAAAATGTTCTTGGACGCCTTGCCCTTCCATTTAGCATCGTTCCAGATTTTCTCATTAACCAAAAAACTTACCACTTACCGATGGTAACAGAAGAGCCTTCAGTTATTGCCGCTGCTACCTTTGCTGGAAAAATCATCAAACGTTCTGGAGGTTTTAAGACAAAAGTTTTCAATCGCCAGATGATCGGACAAGTAGCTTTATATGATGTTCCAGATAAAAAAGAGGCCCGCACCCAGATTTTGCTAGCAAAAAATAATTTACTTGAAATCGCAAATAATGCCTATCCCTCAATCGTCAAACGTGGGGGAGGAGCATGTGATTTGCATATCAAGATAAAGGAGAACCTTCTCATTGTTTATCTTATGGTTGATACCCAAGAAGCTATGGGAGCTAATATGGTTAATACGATGGTGGAGGCACTTTCTAAACCCCTAGAAGATTTGGCTAACGGTAAAACCTTGATGGCTATTTTATCAAACTATGCAACCGAAGCTTTAGTTAGAGCAGAATGTCAGATTGACCTCCGTTTTTTAAGTCGTAATAAAGCTGAAGCTGAAGAATTAGCTAAGAAAATGGTGCTAGCCAGCGACTTCGCACAAATTGATACCTATAGGGCTGCTACCCATAACAAAGGTATTTTTAATGGTATTGACGCCTTAGTCATAGCCACTGGTAATGATTGGCGGGCCATTGAAGCTGGAGGGCATACTTACGCTGCCAAAGATGGTTCCTACCGTGGTTTAAGTACCTGGAGCTTAGACCTCCAGCATAATGTGATTAAAGGCCAATTAACTATGCCTATGCCGATTGCTACTAAGGGGGGATCTATTGGCCTCAATCCCAGTGTCCAAGTAGCCCATGACTTACTGAATTGGCCAAAGGCTAAAGAATTAGCTCAAATCATTGTTAGTTTAGGATTAGCTCAAAATTTTGCTGCTTTAAAGGCCCTCACTAGTAGGGGAATCCAAGCTGGGCATATGAAACTTCAAGCTAAATCCTTAGCACTATTAGCAGGAGCAAGTGAAGCTGAGCTTGCTTCACTAATGCCCGAGCTACAAGCACTCAAGCATCTTAATTTAGAAAATACCAAAAAAACATTAGCAAGATTACGCCAAAAATAA
- the fni gene encoding type 2 isopentenyl-diphosphate Delta-isomerase, translating into MTNRKNDHIKYALKYQSSYNSFDDIELIHCSLPQYDLEEIDLSTHYAGQDFAYPFYINAMTGGSEKGKAVNEKLAQVAAATEIPMVTGSYSAALKNPNDQSYQLRSVAPNLLLGTNIGLDKDINLGLQTVREMNPIFLQVHINLMQELLMPEGERHFRSWHQHLKDYAEQIPVPLILKEVGFGMDLKTITLARDLGIQTFDISGRGGTSFAYIENQRGGNKAYLDNWGQTTSQCLLNCQAISDEVEILASGGIRNPLDMIKCLVLGARAVGLSRTVLELVESYQLEEVIAIVNGWKEELKLIMCALDCRTIAELKTVDYYLYGRLKEANTK; encoded by the coding sequence ATGACTAATCGAAAAAATGACCATATTAAATATGCACTAAAATACCAATCATCTTACAACTCTTTTGATGATATTGAACTAATTCATTGTTCATTACCTCAATATGATTTAGAAGAGATTGACTTGTCAACTCATTACGCTGGTCAGGACTTTGCATATCCTTTTTATATTAATGCTATGACTGGTGGGAGTGAAAAAGGCAAAGCCGTCAATGAAAAATTGGCTCAAGTAGCAGCAGCAACTGAGATTCCAATGGTGACTGGTTCTTATAGCGCAGCTTTGAAAAATCCTAATGATCAATCCTACCAATTACGGTCGGTAGCTCCCAATCTTTTATTGGGGACCAATATAGGACTAGATAAAGATATTAACCTAGGGTTACAAACAGTTAGAGAAATGAACCCCATTTTTTTACAGGTTCATATCAATCTTATGCAAGAGTTATTAATGCCTGAGGGAGAACGTCATTTTCGTTCCTGGCATCAGCATTTGAAAGACTATGCCGAGCAAATACCGGTACCTCTTATTTTAAAAGAAGTTGGTTTTGGTATGGATCTCAAAACAATTACTTTAGCGCGTGACTTAGGTATCCAAACATTTGACATATCTGGACGTGGTGGTACTTCGTTTGCTTATATTGAAAATCAAAGAGGCGGTAATAAAGCTTATCTCGATAATTGGGGACAAACAACTAGCCAATGCTTGTTAAACTGTCAAGCAATATCTGATGAAGTTGAGATTTTAGCATCTGGAGGTATTCGGAATCCTTTAGATATGATTAAATGTTTGGTCCTTGGAGCTAGAGCTGTTGGTTTATCTCGAACAGTTTTAGAGTTGGTCGAATCTTACCAGCTAGAAGAGGTTATTGCCATCGTTAATGGCTGGAAAGAAGAACTGAAGTTAATCATGTGCGCCCTTGATTGTCGAACAATTGCTGAGCTAAAAACCGTTGATTATTATCTATATGGTCGCCTAAAAGAAGCAAATACCAAATAA
- a CDS encoding phosphomevalonate kinase: MTKYQVETGGKLYIAGEYAILSPGQTAILMPIPIKMKATIKAARDFKITSDMFDYSVGLEPDTGYQLIQASIRTVSLLLGKEIENLPPFHLNISGKMEAEGKKYGLGSSGSVTVLTIKALAKFFHLSLSNDLLFKLAAYTLLALGDNGSMGDIACIAYNRMIAYKSFDRRDISEKIHRYSFEKVMKEDWLYQIEVIEVKLDTHFLVGWTKVPSISRDMINHVKEAIDAPFLSETQKAVLDCQKGIESGDKDLFILSLARISDLLQELDPAIYHPKLLALKEACEGVNAVAKSSGSGGGDCGIAFSFDQASTDRILTYWRTKGIELIYDKRWIADD, translated from the coding sequence ATGACTAAATATCAGGTAGAAACTGGCGGAAAGCTTTATATTGCGGGAGAATATGCTATTTTAAGTCCTGGACAAACAGCTATTTTAATGCCTATTCCTATAAAAATGAAGGCCACAATTAAAGCAGCTAGAGATTTTAAGATTACTTCTGACATGTTTGATTATAGTGTTGGCTTAGAACCAGATACTGGTTATCAGTTAATCCAAGCCAGTATTCGTACAGTATCTTTGTTGCTTGGTAAGGAAATAGAAAATCTGCCTCCTTTTCATTTAAACATTTCAGGTAAAATGGAAGCAGAAGGTAAAAAGTATGGTTTAGGTTCAAGTGGTAGTGTCACTGTACTGACGATAAAGGCTTTAGCAAAGTTTTTTCATCTATCACTTTCAAATGATTTGCTTTTTAAGTTGGCAGCTTACACGCTTCTTGCATTAGGTGATAATGGTTCGATGGGGGATATCGCTTGTATTGCTTATAATCGGATGATTGCCTACAAATCTTTTGATCGACGAGATATAAGTGAGAAAATTCATCGTTATTCATTCGAAAAAGTAATGAAAGAAGATTGGCTATATCAAATAGAGGTTATTGAAGTTAAATTAGACACTCATTTTTTGGTTGGCTGGACTAAAGTACCTTCAATTTCACGTGATATGATTAATCATGTTAAGGAGGCGATTGATGCCCCTTTTCTTTCGGAAACCCAAAAAGCTGTTTTAGATTGCCAAAAGGGGATTGAAAGTGGAGACAAAGACTTATTTATTCTTTCCTTGGCTCGCATTAGTGATTTATTGCAAGAACTTGATCCTGCTATTTATCATCCCAAATTGCTTGCTTTAAAAGAGGCATGTGAAGGGGTGAATGCGGTCGCTAAGTCTTCTGGATCAGGTGGTGGTGATTGTGGGATTGCGTTTTCTTTTGATCAAGCATCAACGGATCGCATACTAACCTATTGGCGAACTAAGGGTATTGAATTGATTTATGATAAGAGGTGGATTGCAGATGACTAA
- the mvaD gene encoding diphosphomevalonate decarboxylase, whose translation MDSKTVTVKSYANIAIIKYWGKEDQKKMIPSTSSISLTLENMYTETQLQSLPKGADKDLFYIDDQLQSQEEHEKISAIINQFRTPKNLFVQVRSRNNMPTAAGLSSSSSGLSALVKACNEFFETGLTQSQLAQKAKFASGSASRSFFGPLSAWDKSSGDIYKVKTDLKLAMIMLVLNDERKPISSRDGMKLCRQTSTTFDQWIRKSEIAYQEMLQYLEDNDFEKVGLLTEENALAMHETTRTSSPSFSYLTEASYQAMDKVRDIRSKGYQCYFTMDAGPNVKVLCLEEDLEELVPLFEQDYKIIVSKTKDILDD comes from the coding sequence GTGGATTCAAAAACTGTAACTGTGAAGTCCTATGCGAATATTGCAATAATTAAATATTGGGGAAAAGAAGATCAGAAAAAAATGATTCCTTCAACTAGCAGCATTTCTTTAACTTTAGAAAATATGTACACAGAGACGCAATTGCAAAGCTTACCGAAAGGTGCTGATAAAGACTTGTTTTACATTGATGACCAGTTACAAAGCCAAGAGGAACATGAGAAAATATCTGCAATTATTAATCAATTTCGGACTCCTAAGAACTTATTTGTCCAAGTTAGAAGCCGTAATAACATGCCAACAGCAGCAGGACTTTCATCCAGTTCAAGTGGGCTGTCTGCTCTAGTTAAGGCTTGTAACGAGTTCTTTGAAACAGGTCTAACACAAAGTCAGCTAGCACAAAAGGCTAAGTTTGCTTCAGGGTCGGCTTCTCGCTCTTTCTTTGGTCCATTATCTGCTTGGGATAAGAGTAGTGGTGATATCTATAAGGTGAAAACAGATTTAAAATTAGCCATGATTATGTTAGTTTTAAATGATGAACGAAAGCCTATTTCAAGTCGGGATGGTATGAAGTTGTGTCGCCAAACCTCAACTACTTTTGACCAATGGATCAGAAAATCGGAAATTGCTTATCAAGAGATGTTACAGTATTTAGAGGATAATGACTTTGAGAAAGTTGGGTTATTGACAGAAGAGAATGCACTTGCCATGCACGAGACAACTCGTACATCAAGCCCTTCCTTTTCTTATTTAACTGAAGCTTCCTATCAGGCTATGGATAAGGTTCGAGATATACGTTCTAAGGGTTATCAGTGTTATTTTACCATGGATGCGGGCCCTAACGTAAAAGTTCTCTGTTTAGAAGAAGACTTAGAGGAGCTTGTACCTCTTTTTGAGCAAGATTACAAGATTATTGTTTCGAAAACAAAGGATATTCTAGATGACTAA